Proteins from one Streptococcus mitis B6 genomic window:
- the ltrA gene encoding group II intron reverse transcriptase/maturase — protein sequence MSKLLDKILSRENMLEAYNQVKSNKGSAGIDGMTIEEMDDYLRQNWRLTKELIKQRKYKPQPVLRVEIPKPNGGIRQLGIPTVMDRMIQQAIVQVMSPICEPHFSDTSYGFRPNRSCEKAIIKLLEYLNDGCEWIVDIDLEKFFDTVPQDRLMSLVHNIIEDGDTESLIRKYLHSGVIINGQRHKTLVGTPQGGNLSPLLSNIMLNELDKELEKRGLRFVRYADDCVITVGSEASAKRVMYSVSRFIEKRLGLKVNMTKTKITRPRELKYLGFGFWKSSDGWKSRPHQDSVRRFKLKLKKLTQRKWSIDLTRRIEQLNLSIRGWINYFSLGNMKSIVTSIDERLRTRLRVIIWKQWKKKSRRLWGLLKLGVPKWIADKVSGWGDHYQLVAQKSVLKRAISKPVLKKRGLVSCLDYYLERHALKVS from the coding sequence ATGTCAAAATTGCTAGATAAGATATTATCACGCGAAAATATGCTTGAAGCCTATAATCAAGTAAAATCCAATAAAGGCTCAGCTGGGATTGATGGAATGACTATCGAAGAGATGGATGACTATCTCAGACAAAACTGGCGCCTGACTAAGGAGCTGATAAAACAGAGAAAATATAAGCCTCAACCAGTTCTTAGAGTTGAGATTCCTAAACCAAACGGAGGTATTCGTCAACTAGGAATTCCAACAGTTATGGATAGAATGATTCAACAGGCCATTGTCCAAGTCATGAGCCCCATTTGTGAACCCCATTTCTCGGATACGAGCTATGGATTTAGACCAAATAGGTCATGTGAAAAAGCCATCATAAAGCTCTTAGAGTACTTAAATGACGGCTGTGAGTGGATAGTGGATATAGACCTAGAGAAATTCTTCGATACAGTTCCTCAAGATAGATTGATGTCCTTAGTACATAACATTATCGAAGACGGAGATACGGAATCCTTGATTCGTAAGTATCTTCATTCGGGTGTTATCATTAACGGTCAGCGTCATAAAACGCTAGTTGGGACACCACAGGGAGGAAATTTATCTCCTCTCTTATCCAATATCATGCTTAATGAATTGGACAAGGAATTAGAAAAGAGGGGACTTCGATTTGTGCGCTACGCAGATGATTGTGTGATTACGGTCGGAAGCGAGGCCTCCGCTAAGCGTGTGATGTATTCAGTCAGTCGTTTTATTGAGAAACGGCTAGGTTTGAAAGTAAACATGACCAAGACTAAGATTACTAGACCAAGAGAGTTGAAATATCTAGGTTTTGGGTTCTGGAAATCATCAGACGGTTGGAAAAGTCGTCCACATCAAGATAGTGTTCGGAGATTCAAGCTTAAATTGAAGAAACTAACACAGAGGAAATGGAGTATAGACTTAACAAGACGTATTGAGCAACTGAATTTGTCCATTCGAGGATGGATAAACTATTTCTCATTGGGAAATATGAAAAGTATAGTCACCAGCATAGATGAGCGCTTGCGTACTCGCCTACGAGTGATTATCTGGAAGCAATGGAAGAAGAAATCTAGACGATTATGGGGATTGCTTAAGTTAGGGGTTCCTAAATGGATAGCAGATAAGGTATCTGGCTGGGGCGACCACTATCAATTAGTAGCTCAGAAGTCGGTACTTAAACGTGCTATATCAAAACCAGTCCTTAAAAAACGTGGACTGGTTTCGTGTTTGGATTATTACCTTGAACGACATGCGTTAAAAGTTAGTTGA
- the adcAII gene encoding zinc-binding lipoprotein AdcAII has translation MKKQSLFLVLLSIFLLCLSACGQKESQSGKGMKIVTSFYPIYAMVKEVSGDLNDVRMIQSSSGIHSFEPSANDIAAIYDADVFVYHSHTLESWAGSLDPNLKKSKVKVLEASEGMTLDRVPGLEDVEAGDGVDEKTLYDPHIWLDPEKAGEEAQIIADKLSEVDSEHKETYQKNAQAFIKKAQELTKKFQPKFEKATQKTFVTQHTAFSYLAKRFGLNQLGIAGISPEQEPSPRQLTEIQEFVKTYKVKTIFTESNASSKVAETLVKSTGVGLKTLNPLEADPQNDKTYLENLEENMSVLAEELK, from the coding sequence ATGAAAAAACAAAGTTTATTTTTAGTATTGTTAAGTATCTTTCTTTTGTGTTTAAGTGCTTGTGGGCAGAAGGAGAGCCAGTCAGGTAAAGGGATGAAAATTGTGACCAGTTTTTATCCTATCTATGCCATGGTCAAGGAAGTATCTGGTGACTTGAATGATGTTCGAATGATTCAGTCAAGTAGTGGGATTCATTCTTTTGAACCTTCAGCAAATGATATCGCAGCCATCTATGATGCAGATGTCTTTGTTTACCATTCGCATACGCTTGAATCCTGGGCGGGAAGTCTGGATCCCAATCTAAAAAAATCCAAAGTTAAGGTTTTAGAGGCATCTGAGGGTATGACTTTAGATCGTGTTCCAGGGTTAGAAGATGTGGAAGCAGGGGATGGAGTTGATGAAAAAACGCTTTATGATCCTCACATATGGCTAGATCCTGAAAAAGCTGGCGAAGAAGCTCAGATTATCGCTGATAAACTTTCAGAGGTGGATAGTGAGCATAAAGAAACTTACCAGAAAAATGCGCAAGCCTTTATCAAAAAAGCTCAAGAATTGACTAAGAAATTCCAGCCTAAATTTGAAAAAGCGACTCAGAAAACCTTTGTAACACAACATACAGCATTTTCTTATCTAGCTAAGCGATTTGGACTCAATCAACTTGGTATTGCAGGTATCTCTCCTGAACAAGAACCAAGTCCACGACAACTAACAGAAATTCAGGAATTTGTTAAAACCTATAAGGTTAAAACGATCTTTACAGAAAGCAACGCTTCTTCAAAAGTAGCTGAAACTCTTGTTAAATCAACAGGTGTAGGTCTTAAAACTCTGAATCCTTTAGAGGCAGACCCACAAAATGACAAGACTTACCTAGAAAATCTTGAAGAAAATATGAGTGTTCTAGCAGAAGAATTAAAGTGA
- a CDS encoding pneumococcal-type histidine triad protein, which yields MKINKKYVAGSVAVLALSVCSYELGRYQAGQVKKDSNRVAYIDGDQAGQKAENLTPDEVSKREGINAEQIVIKITDQGYVTSHGDHYHYYNGKVPYDAIISEELLMKDPNYQLKDSDIVNEIKGGYVIKVDGKYYVYRKDAAHADNIRTKEEIKRQKQEHSSNHGGASNDQAVVAARAQGRYTTDDGYIFNASDIMDDTGDAYIVPHGNHFHYIPKSDLSASELAAAQAFLSGKGGQLSTVEYRSSRAETRSSVRTSQSETPQNPATNSESQNEDLASLLQELYALPLSQRHVESDGLVFDPAQITKRTANGVAVPHGDHFHFIPYSQMSALEEKLARNLPIGGQPVQSHADNTKQSSTDKPSSTPSSPIKPNFNLNTPAPNRGTGGAYTTDDGYVFSPTDVIEDTGDAFVVPHGNHFHYIPKSDLSAGELAAAQAYWNGKQGSHSATSSSKPSSDNAKPAQPSLTETPNLTVTPTYHQDQGEDIPTLLSELYAKPLSERHVESDGLVFDPAQIIKRTANGVAVPHGDHYHFIPYSQMSDLEQKIARIIPLKGQNGLNQIATDIKPLVSKEVVHKFLGQPIKAYGKGLDGKPYDTSDGYIFTKDSIDSVDKSGVIAKHGDHFHYMGYGELEQFELDEVAKWIHETGKNPDDIVSLVHSVEKERPKFDYKKVTNKISRNSKVGYIINEGGKDYFYSREELDLTQIAFSEQELMLKDKDTYRYDIAETEIKPRLAVDVSSLPMHAANTTYDTGTSFIIPHIDHIHVVPYSWLSSEQIATIKYVMQHPDVRPEVWSKPGHDDAGSVIANVTPLEKRPGMQNWQIIHSAEEVQKALKEGKFATPDGYIFDPQDVLAKGTYIWADKSFSIPKASGDSLRSINQSDLSEKEWKQAQELIAKRSEEKETTNDSSNSHLVSSDKKSETKKDATDSNKVDEQPKDNKSQNEADATSSNPSVEKVGEEEKSHTENKEDDYDEIPDYGLDKDTLKNHINQIAQIAQIDSKYLIFSSEGVQFYNKNGDLVTYDIKTLKQIKP from the coding sequence ATGAAAATCAATAAAAAATATGTAGCGGGTTCAGTGGCAGTTCTTGCCCTAAGTGTTTGTTCCTATGAACTTGGTCGTTACCAAGCTGGTCAAGTTAAGAAAGATTCTAATCGAGTTGCTTATATAGATGGTGATCAGGCTGGTCAAAAGGCAGAGAACTTGACACCAGATGAAGTTAGTAAGAGAGAGGGAATCAACGCCGAACAAATTGTTATAAAGATTACGGATCAAGGTTATGTGACCTCTCATGGAGATCATTATCATTACTATAATGGCAAGGTTCCTTATGACGCTATCATCAGTGAAGAACTGCTGATGAAAGATCCGAATTATCAGTTGAAGGATTCAGACATTGTCAATGAAATTAAGGGTGGCTATGTGATTAAGGTAGACGGGAAATACTATGTTTACCGTAAGGATGCGGCTCATGCGGACAATATTCGGACAAAAGAAGAGATTAAACGTCAGAAGCAGGAACACAGTAGTAATCATGGAGGCGCTTCTAACGATCAGGCGGTAGTTGCAGCCAGAGCTCAGGGTCGTTATACAACGGATGATGGGTATATCTTTAATGCATCTGATATCATGGATGATACGGGTGATGCCTATATCGTTCCTCATGGAAATCACTTCCACTATATTCCGAAGAGTGACTTGTCTGCCAGTGAATTAGCTGCTGCCCAAGCCTTCTTATCTGGAAAAGGTGGCCAATTAAGTACGGTTGAATATCGTTCAAGCAGAGCTGAAACAAGATCTAGTGTGAGAACAAGTCAATCTGAGACCCCTCAAAATCCTGCAACAAATTCTGAGAGTCAAAATGAGGATTTAGCTAGTCTCCTTCAAGAATTGTACGCTTTGCCACTTAGCCAACGTCATGTGGAGTCTGATGGCTTGGTATTTGACCCAGCACAGATTACAAAACGTACTGCCAATGGTGTGGCAGTTCCTCACGGGGACCATTTCCATTTCATTCCTTATTCGCAAATGTCTGCTTTGGAAGAAAAATTGGCTCGAAATCTGCCAATTGGAGGTCAGCCAGTTCAAAGTCATGCTGACAATACGAAACAAAGCAGTACAGATAAACCAAGTTCAACACCAAGTTCACCGATTAAACCAAACTTTAATCTCAATACGCCTGCACCGAATCGAGGAACTGGAGGAGCCTATACAACGGATGATGGGTATGTCTTTAGTCCGACAGATGTGATTGAAGATACAGGTGATGCTTTTGTTGTACCGCATGGCAATCATTTCCACTATATTCCGAAGAGTGATTTGTCAGCAGGAGAATTGGCTGCTGCCCAAGCTTATTGGAATGGTAAACAGGGCTCACATTCTGCCACAAGCTCAAGTAAACCAAGTAGTGATAATGCTAAACCAGCCCAACCAAGTTTGACAGAGACTCCAAACCTGACTGTCACTCCAACTTATCATCAAGACCAAGGGGAAGATATCCCAACACTTTTAAGTGAATTGTATGCCAAACCTTTATCAGAACGCCATGTGGAATCGGATGGACTAGTCTTTGATCCGGCACAAATCATCAAACGTACAGCTAACGGTGTCGCAGTGCCTCACGGAGACCATTATCACTTTATTCCTTATTCACAAATGTCTGATTTAGAGCAGAAGATTGCTAGAATTATTCCGTTAAAAGGGCAAAATGGATTAAATCAAATTGCTACAGATATTAAACCTTTAGTATCAAAAGAAGTAGTTCATAAGTTCTTAGGACAACCAATCAAAGCATATGGAAAAGGTTTAGATGGTAAGCCTTATGATACGAGTGATGGATACATATTTACCAAAGATTCCATCGATTCTGTTGATAAATCAGGTGTTATTGCCAAACACGGAGATCATTTCCATTATATGGGATATGGTGAATTAGAACAATTCGAATTGGATGAAGTTGCTAAATGGATTCACGAAACTGGTAAAAATCCAGATGACATCGTTTCTTTAGTTCATTCAGTTGAGAAGGAAAGACCAAAGTTTGATTATAAAAAAGTAACTAATAAGATTTCTAGAAATAGTAAAGTTGGTTATATAATTAATGAAGGTGGTAAAGATTATTTTTATTCACGTGAAGAACTCGATCTTACTCAAATAGCTTTTTCTGAGCAGGAACTAATGCTTAAAGATAAAGATACTTATCGTTATGATATTGCAGAAACAGAAATTAAACCAAGATTAGCTGTTGATGTATCTAGCTTGCCTATGCATGCAGCCAATACTACGTATGATACTGGAACTTCCTTCATTATTCCGCATATCGACCACATTCACGTCGTACCTTATTCTTGGTTAAGTAGTGAGCAAATTGCAACTATAAAATATGTAATGCAGCATCCTGATGTGCGTCCTGAAGTTTGGTCAAAACCAGGTCATGATGATGCTGGATCTGTTATTGCTAATGTAACTCCTCTTGAAAAACGTCCTGGAATGCAGAACTGGCAAATTATCCATTCTGCGGAAGAAGTTCAGAAAGCACTTAAAGAAGGCAAGTTTGCAACTCCTGATGGATATATTTTTGATCCTCAGGATGTATTGGCAAAGGGAACTTATATTTGGGCAGATAAATCTTTCAGTATTCCAAAAGCTAGTGGTGATTCATTGAGAAGTATCAATCAGTCTGATTTATCAGAGAAAGAGTGGAAACAAGCTCAAGAGTTGATAGCTAAAAGAAGTGAAGAAAAAGAAACAACAAATGATTCTTCTAATTCACATCTAGTTTCTTCAGATAAGAAATCGGAAACAAAGAAAGATGCAACGGATTCAAACAAAGTTGATGAACAACCAAAGGATAATAAATCTCAAAATGAGGCAGATGCGACTAGCAGCAATCCTTCAGTCGAAAAAGTTGGTGAAGAAGAAAAATCACATACAGAAAATAAAGAAGATGATTATGATGAGATACCAGATTATGGATTAGATAAGGATACTTTAAAAAATCATATAAACCAAATAGCTCAAATTGCTCAAATTGATTCTAAATATCTTATTTTTTCATCAGAAGGAGTTCAGTTTTATAATAAGAATGGGGATTTAGTAACCTATGACATTAAAACTCTTAAGCAAATAAAACCTTAG
- a CDS encoding pneumococcal-type histidine triad protein, translating into MKFSKKYIAAGSAVIVSLSLCAYALNQHRSQENKDNNRVSYVDGSQSSQKTENLTPDQVSQKEGIQAEQIVIKITDQGYVTSHGDHYHYYNGKVPYDALFSEELLMKDPHYQLKDADIVNEVKGGYIIKVDGKYYVYLKDVAHADNVRTKDEINRQKQEHVKDNEKVSSDVAVARSQGRYTTDDGYVFNPADIIEDTGDAYIVPHGGHYHYIPKSDLSASELAAAKAHLAGKNTQPSQLSYSSTVSDNNTQVIDQGSTSKPERKAESLQSLLKELYDLPSDKRYSESDGLVFDPTKIISRTPNGVAIPHGDHYHFIPYSKLSALEEKIARMIPIGGTGSTVSTNEKHNEVVSSIGSLPSNPSSLNHASLTRNKEFSSTSDGYVFNPKDIVEETATAYIVRHGDHFHYIPKSNQIGQPTLPNNGLATPSPSLPINPGISHEEHEEDGHGFDVNRVISEDEQGFVMSHGDHNHYFFKKDLTAEQIKAAQDHLKGANTTIPSASHDDHDEEEEHDRHHGDEHDHGFDADRVISEDVSGFVMTHGDHNHYFFKKDLTPEQIKAAQDHLRGKTPVTPSPAHDDDHDEEAHGHHHEEHGHDFDANRVISEDASGFVMSHGDHNHYFFKKDLTADQIKAAQDHLKGANTTIPSASHDDHDEEEHDHHHGDEHNHGFDADRVISEDTSGFVMTHGDHNHYFFKKDLTPEQIKAAQNHLKTHHDAEYVKPLAKTVESFSRDASDEEKIAYISKTYGVPLEAIRISNGFFVFGNPDQAYDPTHIHPYAVRKEHVRLPLQTGNPELDFLNELYTTALRDGVSPYSLQVENGSFVIPHGDHNHYIKVQTKGYEVALKNKIPALQSNYQPGDFDEKAVLAKVDQLLAESRTIYQDQPIKQRQIELALGQFTESMKKLATNSTAGYLARLDLFDKQYIHIDESVKPVETSALDKKYQALIDKINTLDTDSYGLPKKDLLVRLQEAKLAKDEVGLAAIESQLQALQDFNDRTGDTTVEYIKYFYEHVNDSRLSDDLRNKVANLTLTLYQSQSFRKAVDLNKLFPSIYQTKQEVEETLKNQPTSSKVNETVLDKETVDSQSAKQAIYEFLKELYPDLKKEEHVNHVSKEEVESLLSKANQLLEQIQEEGIRQSLAEEVENLKAATNKADADLDEVNSQVKDILTRIASALQQEKENAEQDPQTLVLYQKLYDILMSLHAYLENNKGSDADFDKVDALLDQLSAKSKDKAALLELTKAILVLNQEIKSKSSASEEATPATNAESNGDKTSAENRPNVVAESNSETASDENKASNTTDSKPAESASEKETTESTTSTGNQEKPAE; encoded by the coding sequence ATGAAATTCAGTAAAAAGTATATTGCAGCTGGATCAGCTGTTATCGTATCCTTGAGTCTTTGCGCCTATGCGTTGAACCAGCATCGCTCGCAGGAAAATAAGGACAATAATCGTGTCTCTTATGTAGATGGTAGCCAGTCAAGTCAGAAAACTGAAAACCTGACACCAGATCAGGTTAGCCAAAAAGAAGGAATTCAGGCTGAGCAAATTGTCATCAAAATTACAGATCAGGGCTATGTAACGTCACACGGTGATCACTATCATTACTATAATGGGAAAGTTCCTTATGATGCCCTTTTTAGTGAAGAACTTTTGATGAAGGACCCACACTATCAACTTAAAGATGCTGATATTGTCAATGAGGTCAAGGGTGGTTATATCATCAAGGTCGATGGAAAATATTATGTCTATCTGAAAGATGTAGCTCATGCTGATAATGTTCGAACCAAGGATGAAATCAACCGTCAAAAACAAGAACATGTCAAAGATAATGAGAAGGTCAGCTCTGATGTTGCTGTAGCAAGATCTCAGGGACGCTATACAACAGATGATGGTTATGTCTTTAATCCAGCTGATATTATCGAAGATACTGGTGATGCTTATATCGTTCCTCACGGAGGTCACTACCATTATATTCCAAAAAGTGATTTGTCTGCTAGTGAGTTAGCTGCTGCTAAAGCTCATTTAGCTGGCAAAAATACGCAACCGAGTCAGTTGAGCTATTCTTCAACAGTTAGTGACAATAATACTCAAGTTATAGATCAAGGATCAACTAGCAAACCAGAACGTAAAGCTGAAAGTCTCCAAAGTCTTTTGAAGGAACTCTATGATTTACCTAGCGACAAACGTTACAGTGAATCAGATGGTCTGGTCTTTGACCCTACTAAGATTATCAGTCGTACACCAAATGGAGTTGCGATTCCGCACGGCGACCATTACCACTTTATTCCTTACAGCAAGCTTTCTGCTTTGGAAGAAAAGATTGCCAGAATGATTCCTATCGGTGGAACTGGTTCTACGGTTTCTACAAATGAAAAACATAATGAAGTAGTGTCTAGTATAGGAAGTCTTCCAAGTAATCCATCTAGTTTGAATCATGCTTCATTGACTAGGAATAAGGAATTCTCTTCAACTTCTGATGGTTATGTCTTTAATCCAAAAGATATCGTTGAAGAAACGGCTACAGCTTATATTGTAAGACATGGTGATCATTTCCATTACATTCCTAAGTCGAATCAAATTGGACAGCCGACTCTTCCAAACAATGGTCTAGCAACACCTTCTCCATCTCTTCCAATCAATCCAGGAATTTCACATGAGGAACATGAAGAAGATGGACACGGCTTTGATGTCAATCGCGTCATCAGTGAGGATGAGCAAGGTTTTGTCATGAGTCACGGTGACCACAATCATTACTTCTTCAAGAAGGATTTGACAGCAGAGCAAATCAAGGCGGCGCAGGATCACTTGAAAGGGGCAAATACGACAATACCAAGTGCATCTCATGATGATCATGATGAAGAAGAAGAGCATGATCGCCATCATGGTGATGAACATGATCATGGGTTTGATGCAGATAGAGTCATCAGTGAAGATGTGTCAGGTTTTGTCATGACTCATGGCGACCACAATCATTACTTCTTTAAGAAAGATTTGACACCTGAGCAAATTAAGGCAGCTCAAGATCATTTGAGAGGTAAAACGCCAGTAACACCAAGTCCAGCACATGATGACGATCATGATGAAGAAGCACATGGTCATCACCATGAAGAACACGGCCATGATTTTGATGCCAATCGAGTTATCAGTGAAGATGCGTCAGGCTTTGTCATGTCACATGGCGACCATAATCATTACTTCTTTAAGAAGGACTTGACAGCAGATCAAATTAAGGCAGCGCAGGATCACTTGAAAGGGGCAAATACGACAATACCAAGTGCATCTCATGATGATCATGATGAAGAAGAGCATGATCACCATCATGGTGATGAACATAATCATGGGTTTGATGCAGATAGAGTCATCAGTGAAGATACGTCAGGTTTTGTCATGACTCATGGCGACCACAATCATTACTTCTTTAAGAAAGATTTGACACCTGAGCAAATTAAGGCAGCGCAGAATCATTTGAAAACACATCATGATGCAGAGTATGTAAAACCTCTTGCTAAAACGGTAGAGTCTTTCTCAAGAGATGCTAGCGATGAAGAAAAGATTGCTTACATTTCTAAGACCTATGGTGTACCACTTGAAGCTATTAGAATTTCAAACGGATTCTTTGTCTTTGGAAATCCAGACCAAGCCTATGATCCAACTCATATCCATCCCTATGCTGTTCGTAAGGAACATGTTCGACTTCCACTCCAAACTGGCAATCCAGAACTTGATTTCTTAAATGAACTCTATACTACTGCCTTACGTGATGGTGTGTCTCCTTATAGCTTACAGGTAGAAAATGGTAGTTTTGTGATTCCTCATGGCGACCACAATCACTATATCAAGGTTCAAACTAAGGGCTATGAAGTAGCTTTGAAAAACAAGATTCCAGCTCTCCAATCCAACTATCAACCTGGAGATTTTGATGAGAAGGCAGTCTTGGCAAAAGTAGATCAACTTCTAGCTGAAAGTAGAACGATTTATCAAGATCAACCTATTAAACAAAGACAGATTGAGTTGGCTTTGGGTCAATTTACTGAGAGTATGAAGAAACTTGCAACCAACTCTACTGCGGGTTATCTTGCAAGACTTGACCTCTTTGATAAGCAATATATCCATATTGATGAAAGTGTCAAGCCTGTTGAAACCAGTGCTCTAGATAAGAAATATCAGGCCTTGATTGATAAAATCAATACACTAGATACTGACTCTTATGGACTTCCGAAAAAAGACCTTCTAGTTCGTCTTCAAGAAGCTAAGTTGGCTAAAGATGAGGTTGGTTTAGCAGCGATTGAATCACAACTTCAAGCTCTTCAAGACTTTAATGATCGTACTGGTGATACAACAGTGGAATACATCAAGTACTTTTATGAGCATGTAAATGATAGTCGTTTAAGTGATGATCTTCGTAATAAAGTTGCTAATTTGACTTTGACTTTGTATCAATCACAATCTTTCCGTAAGGCTGTGGACTTGAATAAACTGTTCCCAAGCATTTACCAAACAAAACAAGAAGTAGAAGAGACTTTGAAAAATCAGCCAACTTCTTCAAAAGTAAATGAAACAGTTTTAGATAAAGAAACAGTTGATAGTCAATCTGCTAAGCAAGCAATTTATGAATTCCTAAAAGAACTCTATCCTGATCTTAAGAAAGAAGAACATGTCAATCATGTCAGCAAGGAAGAAGTAGAAAGTCTTTTGAGCAAGGCAAATCAACTCTTGGAACAAATCCAAGAAGAAGGAATCAGACAATCCTTGGCAGAAGAAGTAGAAAATCTAAAAGCTGCCACAAACAAGGCTGATGCAGACTTGGATGAAGTAAACAGTCAGGTGAAAGATATCTTGACTCGTATCGCTAGCGCCCTTCAACAAGAAAAGGAAAATGCTGAGCAAGATCCTCAGACACTTGTACTCTATCAAAAACTCTACGATATTCTTATGTCGCTTCATGCTTATTTAGAAAACAATAAGGGTTCTGATGCAGACTTTGATAAGGTGGATGCATTACTAGATCAACTTTCTGCTAAGAGTAAAGATAAGGCTGCTTTACTTGAGTTGACAAAAGCTATTCTAGTCTTGAATCAAGAAATCAAGTCAAAATCAAGCGCAAGTGAAGAAGCAACTCCAGCAACAAATGCCGAATCAAATGGTGATAAGACCAGTGCTGAGAACCGACCAAACGTAGTTGCAGAATCTAACAGTGAAACTGCTAGCGACGAAAACAAAGCAAGCAATACAACAGACTCTAAACCTGCTGAATCAGCTTCAGAAAAGGAAACAACAGAATCTACAACAAGTACTGGAAATCAAGAAAAACCAGCAGAATAA
- a CDS encoding APC family permease yields the protein MNIFRTKNVSLDKTEMHRHLKLWDLILLGIGAMVGTGVFTITGTAAATLAGPALVISIVISALCVGLSALFFAEFASRVPATGGAYSYLYAILGEFPAWLAGWLTMMEFMTAISGVASGWAAYFKGLLSQYGIALPQALNGTFNPQAGTIVDLLPILVLVLVTSLVLLNAKAALRFNSILVILKFSALALFILVGIWHIKLDNWSNFAPYGFGQIYGASTGIMAGASLMFFGFLGFESISMAVDEVKTPQKNIPRGIVLSLSIVTILYALVTLVLTGVLHYSHLNVDDAVAFALRSVGISWAANYVSLVAILTLITVCISMTYALSRMIYSLARDGLMPAAFKELTKTSKVPKNATILTGLASSVAAGMFPLASIAAFLNICTLAYLIMLAYGLIRLRREKGTPKAGEFKTPLVPLLPILSIIICLSFMLQYNMETWIAFLVALLVGSIIYFTYGYKHSTIEE from the coding sequence ATGAATATATTTAGAACAAAGAATGTTAGTTTGGATAAAACGGAGATGCACAGGCATTTGAAATTATGGGATTTGATTTTGTTAGGTATCGGAGCCATGGTAGGGACAGGCGTCTTTACAATTACAGGTACTGCAGCCGCAACTCTAGCGGGTCCAGCCCTAGTGATTTCAATTGTCATTTCTGCCTTGTGTGTGGGATTATCAGCTCTCTTTTTTGCAGAGTTTGCTTCACGAGTACCCGCTACAGGAGGTGCCTACAGCTATCTCTATGCTATTTTAGGAGAATTCCCAGCTTGGTTGGCTGGTTGGTTAACCATGATGGAATTCATGACAGCCATATCAGGCGTAGCTTCGGGTTGGGCAGCTTATTTTAAAGGCTTGCTTTCTCAATACGGGATAGCCCTTCCTCAGGCTTTAAATGGTACCTTTAATCCTCAAGCAGGGACGATTGTTGATTTATTACCTATTCTTGTATTGGTTCTAGTTACCTCGCTTGTTTTACTTAATGCCAAGGCTGCCTTACGCTTTAATTCTATTCTAGTGATTTTGAAATTTTCCGCTTTAGCTCTCTTTATTTTGGTTGGAATTTGGCATATCAAGCTTGATAATTGGAGCAATTTTGCTCCTTATGGTTTTGGCCAAATCTATGGCGCTAGTACTGGTATTATGGCTGGTGCGTCCTTGATGTTCTTTGGTTTTTTGGGCTTTGAATCCATCTCTATGGCTGTAGATGAAGTCAAGACTCCTCAAAAAAATATTCCTAGAGGGATTGTCTTATCGCTTTCTATCGTAACCATTCTTTATGCCTTGGTGACTCTTGTTTTGACTGGTGTGCTTCACTATAGTCATCTAAATGTCGACGATGCCGTTGCCTTTGCCCTTCGTAGCGTTGGGATTAGTTGGGCAGCTAATTATGTGTCATTAGTGGCTATCTTGACCTTGATTACTGTTTGTATCTCGATGACTTATGCCCTATCGCGTATGATTTACAGTTTAGCGCGTGATGGCTTGATGCCTGCTGCCTTTAAAGAACTGACCAAAACAAGCAAGGTACCCAAAAATGCTACTATCTTGACAGGCCTAGCTTCATCAGTAGCAGCAGGAATGTTCCCGCTAGCTAGTATTGCAGCCTTCTTAAATATTTGTACCTTAGCCTACTTGATTATGCTGGCCTATGGTTTGATTCGCTTACGGAGAGAAAAGGGGACGCCCAAAGCAGGAGAATTTAAAACACCACTGGTACCCTTATTACCGATTTTATCAATCATCATTTGTTTATCCTTTATGTTACAGTATAATATGGAAACTTGGATTGCTTTCTTAGTTGCATTGTTAGTAGGAAGTATCATTTACTTTACTTATGGCTATAAGCATTCTACCATAGAAGAATAA